One genomic segment of Myxocyprinus asiaticus isolate MX2 ecotype Aquarium Trade chromosome 14, UBuf_Myxa_2, whole genome shotgun sequence includes these proteins:
- the LOC127452105 gene encoding noelin-2-like isoform X1 — protein sequence MSVPLLKIGAVLSTMAMVTNWMSQTLPSLVGLNGTTISRAGTSERIVSALYPSPEEGWQIYSSAQDADGKCICTVVAPAQNMCNRDPRSRQLRQLMEKVQNITQSMEVLDLRTYRDLQYVRDTENLMKTVDGKLKTASDNPRSLNPKSFQELKDKVTQLLPLLPVVEQYKADARMILRLREEVRNLSLVLMAIQEEMGAYDYEELRQRVLLLETRLHSCMQKLGCGKLTGVSNPITIRASGSRFGSWMTDTMIPSSDNRVWSMDGYFKGRRVLEYRTMNDFMKGQNFVQHLLPHPWAGTGHVVYNGSLYYNKYQSNILIKYHFRSRSVLVQRSLSGAGYNNTFPYSWGGSSDIDLMADENGLWAVYTTIPKAGNIVISRLEPQSLEVLQTWDTGFPKRSAGESFMICGTLYVTNSHLAGAKIYFAYYTNTSTYEYTDIPFHNQYSHISMMDYNPRERVLYTWNNGHQVLYNVTLFQVIKTAED from the exons GCCCTGTACCCGAGCCCAGAGGAGGGCTGGCAGATCTACAGCTCGGCACAGGACGCAGATGGAAAGTGTATCTGCACCGTTGTGGCTCCAGCACAGAACATGTGTAATCGAGACCCACGCAGTAGACAGCTTCGCCAACTTATGGAGAAG GTTCAGAATATCACTCAATCAATGGAGGTGCTAGATCTGAGGACCTACAGAGACCTGCAGTATGTGAGAGACACGGAGAACCTCATGAAAACAGTGGACGGCAAACTAAAGACTGCCTCTGATAACCCACGCAGCCTCAATCCCAAGAGTTTTCAG GAGCTGAAGGATAAAGTTACTCAGCTGCTCCCCCTGCTGCCAGTGGTAGAGCAGTACAAAGCAGATGCAAGGATGATCCTGCGGCTGAGAGAGGAAGTGAGGAATCTGTCCCTGGTACTAATGGCCATTCAAGAGGAAATGGGAGCCTACGACTACGAGGAGCTCAGGCAGAGAGTGCTACTGTTGGAGACGCGCCTCCACTCCTGCATGCAGAAACTCG GTTGTGGGAAGCTAACTGGCGTCAGTAACCCCATCACTATACGTGCCTCAGGGTCAAGGTTCGGCTCCTGGATGACTGACACAATGATCCCCAGCTCTGATAATAGG GTGTGGTCTATGGACGGTTACTTTAAGGGTCGTCGCGTGCTGGAGTACCGTACGATGAATGACTTTATGAAGGGTCAGAATTTTGTGCAGCATCTCCTTCCCCACCCTTGGGCGGGTACGGGTCACGTGGTCTACAATGGCTCCCTCTACTACAACAAATACCAGAGTAACATCCTCATCAAGTACCACTTCCGATCCCGAAGCGTCCTGGTACAGCGCAGCCTTAGCGGTGCAGGTTACAACAACACCTTTCCCTATTCATGGGGTGGCTCGTCTGACATCGACCTCATGGCTGATGAGAACGGGCTGTGGGCCGTCTACACCACTATTCCCAAAGCTGGCAACATTGTGATCAGTCGTCTGGAGCCGCAGAGCCTGGAGGTGCTGCAGACGTGGGACACTGGCTTCCCCAAACGCAGCGCCGGTGAGTCGTTCATGATCTGTGGCACGCTCTACGTCACCAACTCCCACCTGGCTGGTGCAAAGATCTACTTCGCGTATTACACCAACACTTCTACCTATGAGTATACGGACATCCCCTTTCATAACCAATACTCCCACATCTCCATGATGGACTACAACCCTCGGGAAAGGGTGCTGTACACCTGGAACAATGGACATCAAGTCCTCTACAACGTCACATTGTTCCAAGTTATCAAAACCGCAGAGGACTAG
- the LOC127452105 gene encoding noelin-2-like isoform X2, with the protein MHLFSAMFLLLMLSFIPCEALYPSPEEGWQIYSSAQDADGKCICTVVAPAQNMCNRDPRSRQLRQLMEKVQNITQSMEVLDLRTYRDLQYVRDTENLMKTVDGKLKTASDNPRSLNPKSFQELKDKVTQLLPLLPVVEQYKADARMILRLREEVRNLSLVLMAIQEEMGAYDYEELRQRVLLLETRLHSCMQKLGCGKLTGVSNPITIRASGSRFGSWMTDTMIPSSDNRVWSMDGYFKGRRVLEYRTMNDFMKGQNFVQHLLPHPWAGTGHVVYNGSLYYNKYQSNILIKYHFRSRSVLVQRSLSGAGYNNTFPYSWGGSSDIDLMADENGLWAVYTTIPKAGNIVISRLEPQSLEVLQTWDTGFPKRSAGESFMICGTLYVTNSHLAGAKIYFAYYTNTSTYEYTDIPFHNQYSHISMMDYNPRERVLYTWNNGHQVLYNVTLFQVIKTAED; encoded by the exons GCCCTGTACCCGAGCCCAGAGGAGGGCTGGCAGATCTACAGCTCGGCACAGGACGCAGATGGAAAGTGTATCTGCACCGTTGTGGCTCCAGCACAGAACATGTGTAATCGAGACCCACGCAGTAGACAGCTTCGCCAACTTATGGAGAAG GTTCAGAATATCACTCAATCAATGGAGGTGCTAGATCTGAGGACCTACAGAGACCTGCAGTATGTGAGAGACACGGAGAACCTCATGAAAACAGTGGACGGCAAACTAAAGACTGCCTCTGATAACCCACGCAGCCTCAATCCCAAGAGTTTTCAG GAGCTGAAGGATAAAGTTACTCAGCTGCTCCCCCTGCTGCCAGTGGTAGAGCAGTACAAAGCAGATGCAAGGATGATCCTGCGGCTGAGAGAGGAAGTGAGGAATCTGTCCCTGGTACTAATGGCCATTCAAGAGGAAATGGGAGCCTACGACTACGAGGAGCTCAGGCAGAGAGTGCTACTGTTGGAGACGCGCCTCCACTCCTGCATGCAGAAACTCG GTTGTGGGAAGCTAACTGGCGTCAGTAACCCCATCACTATACGTGCCTCAGGGTCAAGGTTCGGCTCCTGGATGACTGACACAATGATCCCCAGCTCTGATAATAGG GTGTGGTCTATGGACGGTTACTTTAAGGGTCGTCGCGTGCTGGAGTACCGTACGATGAATGACTTTATGAAGGGTCAGAATTTTGTGCAGCATCTCCTTCCCCACCCTTGGGCGGGTACGGGTCACGTGGTCTACAATGGCTCCCTCTACTACAACAAATACCAGAGTAACATCCTCATCAAGTACCACTTCCGATCCCGAAGCGTCCTGGTACAGCGCAGCCTTAGCGGTGCAGGTTACAACAACACCTTTCCCTATTCATGGGGTGGCTCGTCTGACATCGACCTCATGGCTGATGAGAACGGGCTGTGGGCCGTCTACACCACTATTCCCAAAGCTGGCAACATTGTGATCAGTCGTCTGGAGCCGCAGAGCCTGGAGGTGCTGCAGACGTGGGACACTGGCTTCCCCAAACGCAGCGCCGGTGAGTCGTTCATGATCTGTGGCACGCTCTACGTCACCAACTCCCACCTGGCTGGTGCAAAGATCTACTTCGCGTATTACACCAACACTTCTACCTATGAGTATACGGACATCCCCTTTCATAACCAATACTCCCACATCTCCATGATGGACTACAACCCTCGGGAAAGGGTGCTGTACACCTGGAACAATGGACATCAAGTCCTCTACAACGTCACATTGTTCCAAGTTATCAAAACCGCAGAGGACTAG